A single Deinococcus aerophilus DNA region contains:
- a CDS encoding sensor histidine kinase, translating to MAARMREFDWAGTRLGPPEAWPPALRTAVGITLSSAFPILLLWGPDFTQLYNDACRDLMGDRHPGALGHPNRVSWPELWAFLEPVYQGVYERGETFRFTDQRFMLTRHGQEEEAYFTLGYGPVHDETGAVGGILVTILETTGQVSARHHLQAQRTELEARTRSLALIEEFLQDYSANKTAYGLIHSLQELLTDYLPEGRMVYCEPDNEGWQVRSQVTARTEAGGTESDDSPWPHDAGWLQIPYETGRPYYHSGLPDDTQSTHAVAMLPVRWGSSVRGVFGCVCAAPEEWSPLQRSILEAAVRSLGLALNREHREDEAREHADAALLASRSRLHFALDAAGLGAWELDTHTQVAARTMRHDEIFGYPQGHPAWTYQTFIAHVLPEDREDVDRRYSAALERGEAWDFQCRIRRADGEVRWIWARGQTLKGVRGDSAHVLGLVQDITQQRLAEANAVDLNTHLELQVRERTRALEEANGELEAFAYSVSHDLRTPLRHIAGFSQLLHRHLGDTLDVKATRYLGVMEDAIGRMDRLLEAMLNLSRISQVSLQVASVDLGQLVEETRGELVDEAERRLVEWQVGPLPQVTGDPAMLRQVMANLLSNALKYTARQEKAVIEVWAEERPDRWALFVRDNGVGFDPRYADKLFGVFQRLHRQDDFEGTGVGLANVRRIVTRHGGEVSATGQPGEGATFGFTVPKARANS from the coding sequence ATGGCAGCCCGGATGCGTGAATTCGACTGGGCCGGCACGCGGCTCGGGCCGCCAGAGGCATGGCCGCCGGCCCTGCGGACGGCCGTGGGGATCACGCTGAGCAGCGCCTTTCCAATCCTGCTGCTGTGGGGACCAGACTTCACGCAGCTGTACAACGATGCCTGCCGTGACCTGATGGGAGACCGGCACCCCGGCGCCCTGGGGCACCCCAACCGGGTCTCCTGGCCGGAGCTGTGGGCCTTCCTCGAACCCGTGTATCAGGGCGTGTACGAACGCGGCGAGACATTCCGGTTCACCGACCAGCGCTTCATGCTCACCCGACACGGGCAGGAGGAGGAGGCGTACTTCACCCTGGGTTACGGCCCTGTCCACGATGAAACCGGCGCGGTGGGGGGCATTCTGGTCACCATTCTGGAAACCACCGGGCAGGTCAGCGCGCGGCACCACCTGCAGGCCCAGCGCACAGAACTTGAGGCCCGGACCCGGTCCCTGGCCCTGATCGAGGAGTTTCTGCAGGATTACAGCGCCAACAAGACGGCCTACGGCCTGATCCACAGCCTGCAGGAACTGCTGACGGATTACCTGCCCGAAGGCCGCATGGTGTACTGCGAGCCGGACAACGAAGGCTGGCAGGTCAGGAGTCAGGTGACGGCGCGCACCGAGGCGGGTGGAACAGAGTCAGACGACTCCCCCTGGCCCCACGACGCCGGGTGGCTCCAAATCCCTTACGAGACCGGTCGGCCGTACTACCATTCTGGACTCCCCGATGACACCCAGTCCACCCATGCCGTGGCCATGCTTCCCGTGCGGTGGGGGTCCAGCGTGCGTGGCGTGTTCGGCTGCGTCTGTGCCGCGCCCGAGGAATGGTCCCCCCTGCAGCGCAGCATCCTGGAGGCGGCCGTCCGCAGTCTGGGGCTGGCCCTGAACCGCGAGCACCGCGAGGATGAGGCGCGCGAGCACGCGGACGCCGCCCTGCTGGCCAGCCGCAGCCGCCTGCATTTCGCGCTCGACGCTGCGGGGCTGGGCGCCTGGGAACTCGACACCCACACTCAGGTGGCGGCGCGGACCATGCGGCATGACGAGATCTTCGGTTACCCGCAGGGGCATCCGGCGTGGACGTATCAGACCTTCATCGCCCACGTTCTTCCCGAAGACCGCGAGGATGTGGACCGCCGGTACAGCGCCGCCCTGGAACGCGGTGAGGCATGGGACTTCCAGTGCCGCATCCGCCGCGCGGATGGAGAGGTGCGCTGGATCTGGGCCCGCGGCCAGACCCTCAAGGGTGTGCGGGGCGACTCCGCCCATGTGCTGGGTCTGGTGCAAGACATCACGCAGCAGCGGCTTGCCGAGGCAAATGCTGTTGACCTCAACACGCACCTTGAGCTGCAGGTCCGGGAGCGCACCCGCGCCCTGGAAGAGGCGAACGGGGAACTCGAGGCCTTTGCCTACAGCGTCTCGCACGACCTGCGCACGCCGCTGCGGCATATCGCAGGATTTTCTCAACTGCTTCACAGGCATCTGGGAGACACGCTGGATGTCAAGGCGACCCGCTACCTCGGGGTTATGGAAGACGCCATCGGGCGGATGGACCGTCTGCTCGAGGCCATGCTGAATCTGTCCAGGATCTCTCAGGTGTCCCTGCAGGTTGCTTCGGTGGACCTGGGCCAGCTGGTGGAGGAGACGCGCGGGGAACTCGTGGATGAAGCGGAGCGCCGGCTGGTGGAGTGGCAGGTTGGGCCGCTGCCGCAGGTGACGGGCGACCCCGCCATGTTGCGGCAGGTGATGGCGAACCTGCTGTCCAACGCCCTGAAGTACACCGCCAGACAGGAAAAAGCGGTGATCGAGGTGTGGGCGGAGGAACGCCCGGACCGCTGGGCGCTGTTCGTGCGGGACAACGGCGTGGGCTTCGATCCGCGTTACGCGGACAAACTGTTCGGGGTCTTCCAGCGGCTGCACCGCCAGGACGACTTCGAGGGCACCGGGGTGGGGCTGGCCAATGTCCGGCGCATCGTCACGAGACACGGCGGAGAGGTCTCGGCCACCGGCCAGCCCGGCGAAGGCGCAACCTTCGGATTCACGGTCCCGAAGGCGCGCGCCAATTCCTGA
- a CDS encoding ATP-binding protein, giving the protein MTVDPAGPRDDLPSFPPDLQLFSQALTASVHSVVISDVRLPDMPVIYVNPAFERLSGYPASEIIGHNCRFLQGQDLAQPSRQELREAIEQGRSATVVLRNYRLDGTLFCNELTISPIRGPGGTVTHYVGFQTDVTQREEAAALMTRLQDLTQTLAATRTQDEVCDVILSDALNALGGTGGAVLLVEEQTLTVAAQRGETAGRQWRSANLREPGAGADALRSGTPLLFHRSGALEAGPGAPAQTVSAVLPLTEDGQALGLMVLEFRTTHDFTPAEHHFLLTLASQGALSLGRVQRSGQLERQVRERTAELQNQRDVLQAFNEELEAFAYSVSHDLRTPVRHIISFGDLLRRSLAGPLGQKTERYLGIIQDAAHQLDRLIDGMLDLSSTSRQPLRTGPVDLDHLLDAVRHELTHNQPPRPVVWHLGSLPTVPGDADLLRQVVRALLDNALKFTRMREPAVIEVWAEDRGASWVISVRDNGVGFDPHYSEKLFAIFQRLHHREDFEGAGVGLPNARRIVARHGGTMFAEGQPGAGATFHFTLPKTAL; this is encoded by the coding sequence ATGACGGTCGACCCGGCAGGTCCCAGGGACGACCTACCCAGCTTCCCCCCCGATCTGCAACTCTTCAGCCAGGCGCTCACCGCGAGCGTCCACAGCGTCGTGATCTCCGATGTCCGGCTGCCGGACATGCCCGTCATCTATGTCAACCCGGCTTTCGAGCGCCTGAGCGGGTACCCGGCCAGCGAGATCATCGGGCACAACTGCCGCTTCCTCCAGGGGCAGGATCTGGCGCAGCCCTCCAGGCAGGAACTCCGGGAGGCCATCGAGCAGGGACGCAGCGCCACCGTGGTCCTGCGCAACTACCGCCTGGACGGCACCCTGTTCTGCAACGAGCTGACCATCAGTCCCATCCGTGGCCCGGGAGGGACCGTCACGCACTACGTGGGCTTCCAGACCGATGTCACCCAGCGCGAGGAGGCGGCCGCGCTGATGACCCGCCTGCAGGACCTGACGCAGACCCTGGCCGCCACCCGCACCCAGGACGAGGTATGCGACGTGATTCTGAGTGACGCGCTGAATGCCCTGGGAGGCACGGGCGGAGCGGTGCTCCTGGTCGAGGAGCAGACCCTGACCGTCGCGGCGCAGCGCGGCGAGACGGCCGGCCGCCAGTGGAGAAGCGCAAACCTGCGTGAACCGGGAGCCGGGGCCGACGCGCTGCGCTCGGGGACCCCCTTGCTGTTCCACCGCAGCGGGGCTCTGGAAGCCGGGCCCGGCGCTCCGGCACAGACGGTCAGTGCGGTATTGCCCCTGACCGAGGACGGTCAGGCGCTGGGCCTGATGGTGCTGGAGTTCCGCACGACGCACGACTTCACTCCGGCCGAACACCACTTTCTGCTGACCCTGGCCAGTCAGGGAGCCCTGTCACTGGGCCGGGTTCAGCGGTCCGGCCAACTGGAACGGCAGGTCCGGGAGCGCACGGCCGAACTGCAAAACCAGCGCGATGTGCTGCAGGCGTTCAACGAGGAACTTGAGGCCTTTGCCTACAGCGTCTCGCACGACCTGCGCACGCCGGTCCGCCACATCATCAGCTTCGGCGACCTGCTGCGCCGCTCGCTGGCCGGACCGCTGGGCCAGAAGACCGAACGGTACCTCGGGATCATTCAGGACGCGGCACACCAGCTTGACCGGTTGATCGACGGCATGCTGGACCTCTCCAGCACCTCGCGTCAGCCGCTCCGGACCGGGCCGGTGGACCTGGACCACCTGCTGGACGCGGTACGTCACGAGCTGACCCACAACCAGCCGCCGCGCCCGGTCGTCTGGCACCTGGGCTCCCTGCCGACGGTACCGGGGGATGCGGACCTGCTGCGTCAGGTGGTCCGGGCGCTGCTCGACAATGCCCTGAAGTTCACCCGCATGCGTGAGCCGGCGGTGATTGAGGTATGGGCCGAGGATCGCGGAGCGAGCTGGGTCATCTCGGTGCGCGACAACGGCGTGGGCTTCGATCCGCACTACAGCGAGAAGCTGTTTGCCATCTTCCAGCGGCTGCACCACCGGGAGGACTTCGAGGGCGCGGGCGTGGGGCTGCCCAACGCCCGGCGCATCGTGGCCCGTCACGGGGGAACGATGTTCGCCGAGGGGCAGCCCGGGGCAGGAGCGACCTTCCACTTCACCCTGCCCAAAACGGCCCTCTGA